One segment of Desulfocurvus vexinensis DSM 17965 DNA contains the following:
- a CDS encoding methyl-accepting chemotaxis protein: MNRLSFGKKIILGCLVMVTITVATMGTVGYIGLDGTLRDLGQATLQTVTDEAVHTLRMQNDITQEKVSADLVSLEKELARFGELALDHTQPVTMTITNQVSGQTETATIPTLMAGGQLITGDFTVVDDVQATVGGTATLFQVLDGKLLRVSTNVRKLDGGRATGTYIPSDSPVYKMVMNGETYRGKAFVVNDWYITAYKPLRDASGAIVAVAYVGRKILTTQLAEFLASVNVAGKGHSVVFNAQGNILIHPDTNLVGKNLKDFPFGETLLGAHEQLVEYDLGGHKYGYVKRFEPWDWSLMVTLAGTDLRHGTDRQLVKYGLASGGAALAVALVLAWIFTLATIRPVLAAVKAARRASDGDLSARIDVRSQDEIGQLCATFNQVMDRIEESMRENAGYVEMLNAVPDPIYALDDAGRMTIANEATLRIAGKRREQVTGQRCSAVFGVPEGSFRAAREATADAQRVVEVGAGQALRSMRLVRVPLAGGGAVELAKDITDMVIKERELQKNLEHIGEVNANIQSAGITLAEKLGEVAAQIEQVRSGADVQSARAAETATAMEEMNSTVLEVARNASAAAGNAAAATKTATLGVQVVADAVTSITGVQERIKTLQQHMATLGRQAENIGQIIGVINDIADQTNLLALNAAIEAARAGDAGRGFAVVADEVRKLAEKTMTATKEVEQAVGAIQGGAREAIGATEQAVDEIAHSTEKANQSGERLREIQTIVDSTAGQVQSIATAAEEQSASSEEITRAVDDMSRISSETAQGMSASAEAIDELSRLAARLKELAS, translated from the coding sequence ATGAACAGACTTTCCTTCGGCAAGAAGATCATCCTCGGCTGCCTGGTCATGGTGACCATCACGGTGGCGACCATGGGCACGGTGGGCTACATCGGCCTGGACGGCACGCTGCGTGACCTGGGGCAGGCCACGCTGCAGACGGTCACCGACGAGGCCGTGCACACCCTGCGGATGCAAAACGACATCACCCAGGAGAAGGTCAGCGCGGATCTGGTTTCCCTGGAAAAGGAGCTGGCGCGCTTCGGCGAACTGGCCCTGGACCACACCCAGCCCGTGACCATGACCATCACCAACCAGGTCAGCGGGCAGACCGAGACCGCGACCATCCCGACCCTCATGGCCGGCGGCCAGCTCATCACCGGCGACTTCACCGTGGTGGACGACGTGCAGGCCACCGTGGGCGGCACGGCCACCCTCTTCCAGGTGCTGGACGGCAAGCTGCTGCGCGTGTCCACCAACGTGCGCAAGCTCGACGGCGGGCGCGCCACGGGCACCTACATCCCCTCCGACAGCCCGGTGTACAAGATGGTGATGAACGGCGAGACGTACCGGGGCAAGGCCTTCGTGGTCAACGACTGGTACATCACCGCCTACAAGCCCCTGCGCGACGCCTCGGGGGCCATCGTGGCCGTGGCCTATGTCGGGCGCAAGATCCTGACCACGCAGCTGGCCGAGTTCCTGGCCAGCGTCAACGTGGCGGGCAAGGGCCACAGCGTGGTCTTCAACGCCCAGGGCAACATCCTGATCCACCCGGACACGAACCTCGTGGGCAAGAATCTCAAGGACTTCCCCTTCGGCGAGACCCTGCTCGGCGCCCACGAGCAGCTCGTGGAATACGACCTGGGCGGGCACAAGTACGGCTACGTCAAGCGCTTCGAGCCCTGGGACTGGTCGCTCATGGTCACCCTGGCGGGCACGGACCTGCGCCACGGCACCGACCGCCAGCTGGTGAAGTACGGGCTGGCCAGCGGCGGCGCAGCCCTGGCCGTGGCCTTGGTCCTGGCCTGGATCTTCACCCTGGCGACCATCCGCCCGGTGCTGGCGGCGGTGAAGGCCGCCCGCCGCGCCTCGGACGGCGACCTCTCGGCGCGCATCGACGTGCGCTCCCAGGACGAAATCGGCCAGCTCTGCGCCACGTTCAACCAGGTCATGGACCGCATCGAGGAGTCCATGCGCGAGAACGCGGGCTACGTGGAGATGCTCAACGCCGTGCCCGACCCCATCTACGCCCTGGACGACGCCGGGCGCATGACCATCGCCAACGAGGCCACGCTGCGCATCGCGGGCAAGCGCCGCGAGCAGGTCACCGGGCAGCGCTGCTCCGCCGTGTTCGGCGTGCCCGAGGGCTCCTTCCGCGCCGCGCGCGAGGCCACTGCCGACGCCCAGCGCGTGGTGGAGGTCGGCGCGGGCCAGGCCCTGCGCTCCATGCGCCTGGTGCGCGTGCCCCTGGCGGGCGGCGGCGCCGTGGAGCTGGCCAAGGACATCACCGACATGGTCATCAAGGAGCGTGAGCTGCAAAAGAACCTGGAGCACATCGGCGAAGTGAACGCCAACATCCAGTCGGCGGGCATCACCCTGGCCGAGAAGCTCGGCGAGGTGGCCGCACAGATCGAGCAGGTCCGCTCCGGGGCCGACGTGCAGAGCGCCCGCGCCGCCGAAACCGCCACGGCCATGGAGGAGATGAACTCCACGGTGCTCGAGGTCGCCCGCAACGCCTCGGCTGCGGCGGGCAACGCCGCGGCGGCCACCAAGACCGCCACCCTGGGCGTGCAGGTCGTGGCCGACGCCGTGACCTCCATCACCGGGGTCCAGGAGCGCATCAAGACCCTGCAACAGCACATGGCCACCCTGGGCCGCCAGGCCGAAAACATCGGGCAGATCATCGGTGTCATCAACGACATCGCCGACCAGACGAACCTGCTGGCGCTCAACGCGGCCATCGAGGCCGCGCGGGCGGGCGACGCCGGGCGCGGGTTTGCCGTTGTGGCCGACGAGGTGCGCAAGCTGGCCGAGAAGACCATGACCGCCACCAAGGAAGTGGAGCAGGCCGTGGGCGCCATCCAGGGCGGGGCCCGCGAGGCCATCGGGGCCACCGAGCAGGCCGTGGACGAAATCGCCCATTCCACCGAGAAGGCCAACCAGTCCGGCGAGCGCCTGCGTGAGATCCAGACCATCGTGGACTCCACCGCCGGGCAGGTGCAGTCCATCGCCACGGCAGCCGAGGAGCAGTCGGCCTCCAGCGAGGAGATCACCCGCGCCGTGGACGATATGAGCCGCATCTCCAGCGAGACGGCCCAGGGCATGAGCGCCTCCGCCGAGGCCATCGACGAACTGAGCCGTCTGGCCGCGCGCCTCAAGGAGCTGGCCTCCTAG
- the cbiB gene encoding adenosylcobinamide-phosphate synthase CbiB — MPPVPLYLPPLAVGLDLALGDPQGWPHPVRAIGALVARLEGPARRAPGPERLRGALCVLVAAGAAGAAAWAATRLPWVGWLAGVYLAYAGLALGALLAEGRAVLALLEGGDLEGARRALAMLVSRDTAHLDEEGVCRALAETLAENLGDGFVAPFFYLVLLGLPGLWAYKAVSTMDSMWGYRTERWRGLGWACARLDDVLAFVPSRLAALGVAAVSPLAGGAAVPLSLVRRDAACMASPNAGWPMAAAAWALGAGMGGPAVYFGQPVDKPRLGPQGGAWTPALVRRLMGLLRAAGLAVAGALWLWLAAWTLARPLA, encoded by the coding sequence ATGCCGCCTGTTCCCCTGTATCTGCCGCCCCTGGCCGTGGGGCTGGATCTGGCCCTGGGCGACCCCCAGGGCTGGCCGCACCCCGTGCGGGCCATCGGCGCGCTGGTGGCGCGCCTGGAGGGCCCGGCCCGCCGGGCCCCGGGGCCCGAGCGGCTGCGCGGCGCGCTGTGCGTGCTCGTTGCCGCCGGGGCGGCGGGGGCGGCGGCCTGGGCGGCCACGCGCCTGCCCTGGGTGGGCTGGCTGGCGGGGGTCTATCTGGCCTACGCGGGGCTGGCCCTGGGCGCGCTGCTGGCCGAGGGCCGCGCCGTGCTGGCCCTGCTGGAGGGCGGCGACCTGGAGGGCGCGCGCCGGGCCCTGGCCATGCTCGTCAGCCGCGACACGGCCCACCTGGACGAGGAGGGCGTGTGCCGCGCCCTGGCCGAAACCCTGGCCGAGAACCTGGGCGACGGGTTCGTGGCACCGTTCTTCTACCTCGTGCTTCTGGGGCTGCCCGGGCTGTGGGCCTACAAGGCCGTGAGCACCATGGATTCCATGTGGGGCTACCGCACCGAGCGCTGGCGCGGCCTGGGCTGGGCCTGCGCCCGACTGGACGACGTGCTGGCCTTCGTGCCCTCGCGGCTGGCGGCCCTGGGCGTGGCGGCGGTGTCGCCCCTGGCGGGGGGCGCGGCCGTGCCCCTGAGTCTGGTGCGCCGCGACGCCGCGTGCATGGCCAGCCCCAACGCGGGCTGGCCCATGGCCGCCGCCGCCTGGGCCCTAGGCGCGGGCATGGGCGGGCCCGCCGTGTATTTCGGCCAGCCCGTGGACAAGCCGCGCCTGGGCCCGCAGGGCGGCGCCTGGACTCCGGCCCTTGTGCGGCGGCTCATGGGCCTGCTGCGCGCCGCCGGGCTGGCCGTGGCCGGGGCGCTGTGGCTGTGGCTGGCGGCCTGGACCCTGGCCCGGCCCCTGGCCTGA
- a CDS encoding protein-glutamate methylesterase/protein-glutamine glutaminase — MVTVVVVDDSAFMRKAIATMLEKDPGIKVVATARNGEEGLELIRRHQPDVVTLDIEMPKMDGLTALRHIMMEMPRPVLMVSSLTTEGAEATLKAMELGAVDFIPKQLSRVSLDIIKIEEDLRNKIRSVAGRRIRPMGAARPAAPAAHAPGTAPAGGPGAAPAPRAAVTRAKSGQRRDVVAIGVSTGGPPAVQKVLAALPADFPAGILIAQHMPAAFTGPFAKRLDGVSKLTVKEAENGEPFRPGTVYISPGGKHLRIAQKISRIDIVVADEPREALYKPSANELMASVGEGVGRRALGAILTGMGNDGMEGMKVLKARGGRALAQSDATCVVYGMPKAVVDAGLADEIVDIDDMAGALVDGLYI; from the coding sequence GTGGTAACGGTTGTCGTTGTTGATGATTCGGCCTTCATGCGCAAGGCCATCGCGACGATGCTCGAGAAGGACCCCGGAATCAAGGTCGTGGCCACGGCCCGCAACGGCGAGGAAGGCCTGGAACTGATCCGCAGGCATCAGCCCGATGTGGTGACGCTGGACATCGAGATGCCCAAGATGGACGGCCTGACGGCGCTGCGCCACATCATGATGGAGATGCCGCGCCCGGTGCTCATGGTCAGCTCGCTGACCACCGAGGGCGCCGAGGCCACCCTCAAGGCCATGGAGCTTGGCGCGGTGGACTTCATCCCCAAGCAGCTCTCCCGGGTCTCGCTGGACATCATCAAGATCGAGGAAGACCTGCGCAACAAGATTCGCAGCGTGGCCGGACGCCGGATTCGCCCCATGGGCGCGGCGCGCCCGGCGGCGCCTGCGGCCCACGCCCCGGGCACCGCCCCGGCTGGCGGCCCCGGCGCCGCCCCGGCCCCGCGCGCGGCGGTCACGCGGGCCAAAAGCGGCCAGCGGCGCGACGTGGTGGCCATCGGCGTCTCCACGGGCGGGCCGCCCGCCGTGCAGAAGGTCCTCGCGGCCCTGCCCGCCGATTTTCCGGCGGGCATTCTCATTGCCCAGCACATGCCCGCCGCCTTCACCGGCCCCTTTGCCAAGCGCCTGGACGGCGTGAGCAAGCTCACGGTCAAGGAGGCCGAGAACGGCGAACCCTTCCGCCCCGGCACGGTCTACATTTCGCCCGGCGGCAAGCACCTGCGCATCGCCCAGAAGATCAGCCGCATCGACATCGTGGTCGCCGACGAGCCGCGCGAGGCGCTTTACAAGCCCTCGGCCAACGAGTTGATGGCCTCGGTGGGCGAGGGCGTGGGGCGCCGCGCCCTGGGCGCCATTTTGACCGGCATGGGCAATGATGGCATGGAAGGGATGAAGGTGCTCAAGGCGCGCGGCGGCCGGGCCCTGGCCCAGAGCGACGCCACCTGCGTGGTCTACGGCATGCCCAAGGCCGTCGTGGACGCCGGGCTGGCCGACGAGATCGTGGACATCGACGACATGGCGGGCGCCCTGGTGGACGGCCTGTACATCTGA
- a CDS encoding pentapeptide repeat-containing protein, with protein sequence MSCCKCQEHGWADPQPPVWTDPADGREYCVFHAPVEHKGISVAEFNKKIFRRIEDFGGSAQNNSRCDLSGVVFPGEIIFEENTEFPSVSFNYAIFTSNIDFINAFFTGETEFDNAHFKGDADFFGSQFNGSASFNWTKFYGYTDFRETEFYNKSKFKRALFNGELKFCPLNNFKKIPAKRKAISYTTFVALHSTILRNSTLKTAENYKD encoded by the coding sequence ATGAGCTGCTGCAAATGCCAGGAACACGGCTGGGCCGACCCGCAACCTCCGGTCTGGACTGATCCGGCGGACGGCAGGGAGTATTGCGTCTTTCATGCTCCGGTGGAGCATAAAGGCATTTCTGTAGCGGAGTTCAATAAGAAAATATTCAGACGAATAGAGGACTTTGGGGGTTCAGCACAGAACAACTCTCGTTGTGATCTAAGCGGCGTGGTTTTCCCCGGTGAAATCATTTTTGAAGAAAACACAGAATTCCCGAGTGTTTCATTCAATTACGCAATATTTACATCAAATATAGACTTTATAAATGCTTTTTTCACTGGAGAAACAGAATTCGACAACGCACACTTTAAAGGAGACGCAGATTTTTTTGGATCTCAGTTCAACGGCAGCGCATCGTTCAATTGGACAAAATTTTACGGATACACAGATTTTCGTGAAACAGAATTCTACAATAAATCAAAATTTAAACGTGCGCTATTTAATGGTGAACTAAAGTTTTGCCCTTTAAATAATTTCAAAAAAATACCAGCAAAGAGAAAAGCAATATCTTATACGACTTTTGTGGCTCTACATTCAACCATTCTGCGGAATTCAACTTTGAAGACTGCGGAGAACTACAAGGATTGA
- a CDS encoding tRNA (cytidine(34)-2'-O)-methyltransferase: protein MDIVLFEPEIPPNTGNVARLCAAAGVRLHLVEPLGFLLDDKHLRRAGLDYWPHVDLRVWPGWAALAEHAAGRRLVLSSARRGARFDRFAYRPDDLLVLGPETRGLPEALFAAHPDHVRIPIRDAVRSLNMSTAAGVLLYTALAATGQLPD, encoded by the coding sequence ATGGACATAGTGCTTTTCGAGCCCGAGATTCCGCCCAACACGGGCAACGTGGCGCGGCTGTGCGCCGCCGCCGGGGTGCGCCTGCACCTCGTGGAGCCCCTGGGCTTCCTGCTGGACGACAAGCATCTGCGCCGGGCCGGGCTGGACTACTGGCCGCACGTGGACCTGCGCGTGTGGCCCGGCTGGGCAGCCCTGGCGGAGCATGCGGCGGGGCGCAGGCTGGTGCTTTCCAGCGCCCGGCGCGGGGCGCGCTTCGACCGCTTCGCCTACCGCCCCGACGACCTGCTGGTGCTCGGCCCCGAGACGCGCGGCCTGCCCGAGGCCCTGTTCGCGGCCCATCCCGACCACGTGCGCATCCCCATTCGGGACGCGGTGCGCAGCCTGAACATGTCCACCGCCGCCGGGGTGCTGCTCTACACGGCCCTGGCCGCCACCGGGCAACTGCCCGACTGA
- a CDS encoding carboxymuconolactone decarboxylase family protein encodes MSQLLDEFNATLKALKSETPGQLDGFMEFMKAAKADGAIPGKTKNLILVSLAVANQCDWCIAVHVANAFKTGATAQEVLEAAWLAVLMGGGPKLTYMKIVLDEIAANSK; translated from the coding sequence ATGAGCCAGCTTCTGGATGAATTCAACGCGACCCTGAAGGCCCTGAAGAGCGAAACCCCCGGCCAACTCGACGGATTCATGGAGTTCATGAAGGCCGCCAAGGCCGACGGCGCCATTCCCGGCAAGACCAAGAACCTCATCCTGGTCTCCCTGGCCGTGGCCAACCAGTGCGACTGGTGCATCGCCGTGCATGTGGCCAACGCCTTCAAGACCGGCGCCACGGCCCAGGAAGTCCTGGAAGCCGCGTGGCTGGCCGTGCTCATGGGCGGCGGCCCCAAGCTGACCTACATGAAGATCGTGCTCGACGAGATCGCGGCCAACAGCAAGTAG
- the rfbB gene encoding dTDP-glucose 4,6-dehydratase: MRLLVTGGCGFIGTNFIYAMLGRHDDLTVVNCDKLTYAGNRANLAPLEARGDGRYHFVRADIADPAAMAAILAQYRIDAVVNFAAESHVDRSIADPEPFIATNVRGAQNLVHCAMQAGVPRYVHVSTDEVYGSLGPDDPAFTETTPLDPSSPYSASKAAADLLVGAYWKTYGYPAVITRCSNNYGPWQFPEKLIPLMISLARQDKPLPLYGDGTNVRDWIHVADHCRGVELALFKGRPGAVYNFGGGAELPNITVVRTILAALGKPESLITFVKDRPGHDRRYAMDHSLAARELGFAPEYDFARGIEQTLAWYADNQPWVAAIHSGEYRRFMDSWYKDRS, from the coding sequence ATGCGGCTGCTCGTCACCGGCGGGTGCGGCTTCATCGGCACCAATTTCATCTATGCAATGCTCGGCAGGCACGACGACCTCACGGTGGTCAACTGCGACAAGCTGACCTATGCGGGCAACCGGGCCAACCTCGCGCCCCTGGAGGCGCGCGGCGACGGGCGCTACCACTTCGTGCGCGCCGACATCGCCGACCCCGCGGCCATGGCCGCCATCCTCGCCCAGTACCGCATCGACGCGGTGGTCAACTTCGCCGCCGAGTCCCATGTTGACCGCTCCATCGCCGACCCCGAGCCCTTCATCGCCACCAACGTGCGCGGCGCGCAGAACCTCGTGCACTGCGCCATGCAGGCCGGGGTGCCGCGCTATGTCCACGTCTCCACCGACGAAGTCTACGGCTCGCTGGGCCCGGACGACCCGGCCTTCACCGAGACCACGCCCCTGGACCCCAGCAGCCCCTACTCGGCCTCCAAGGCCGCAGCGGACCTCCTCGTCGGCGCCTACTGGAAGACCTACGGCTACCCCGCCGTCATCACCCGCTGCTCCAACAACTACGGGCCCTGGCAGTTCCCCGAGAAGCTCATCCCGCTGATGATCTCCCTGGCGCGCCAGGACAAGCCCCTGCCCCTGTACGGCGACGGCACCAACGTGCGCGACTGGATCCACGTCGCCGACCACTGCCGGGGCGTGGAGCTGGCCCTCTTCAAGGGCCGCCCGGGCGCGGTCTACAACTTCGGCGGCGGCGCCGAGCTGCCCAACATCACGGTGGTGCGCACCATCCTGGCCGCCCTGGGCAAGCCCGAATCGCTGATCACCTTCGTCAAGGACCGCCCCGGCCACGACCGCCGCTACGCCATGGACCACTCCCTGGCCGCCCGCGAGCTGGGCTTCGCCCCCGAGTACGATTTCGCGCGCGGCATCGAACAGACCCTGGCCTGGTACGCCGACAACCAGCCCTGGGTGGCGGCCATCCACAGCGGCGAATACCGCCGCTTCATGGACTCCTGGTACAAGGACCGCTCATGA
- a CDS encoding HEAT repeat domain-containing protein — MQDCKNIVAVLQGGGDASDIREAAWQAGEGACQEAVPALAGLLASGNLGIQEAADQALRRIGGKATVEAVIPLLRSDEAPVRNLAMDILREVGAQDLPALVGLLHDDDADIRIFASDILGSTGSVAAVGPLGDALLRDPEVNVRYQAAVSLGELGLKDAARYLNKALGDEEWVLFSVIEALAKIRDDSSIGALAKALHKSSDLVASMIVEALGEMGNVKAVTMLMKHLDAASTALRNKICKAIVQILGGKSLKLLSEAERERFGQYLLVALTDEDEAVQDAAMAGLGHVGGEKASAEVLELAAGLDPDRDHDRLMLALDALAGMGPTRALEQALESDSTRRVQVAAEVGRRLCAPALGAAMKRTFWGKDRDLQREIVQALCACADPQDKEFFLDVLGRHEDGTVLKAALEYLGGLGDEGIGELLFGYLDHPYDDVKEAALEACVRVSGQAMDDRFRALFADEDPVRRLMAVYAMGKLGVAGHADEIRAALGDEVPDIRKVALEAFGDSCLDLEQWLPAIRERLHDEHREVRLTVVELLGHCEGEELLPCLEEALNDEDDWVRVRAVEALGRRGADASVPRLVEIATGSSTLLALKAVEALGIIGGKTAFRALLEVLGAEDPELQAAAEDAVARIQESGEGDL; from the coding sequence ATGCAGGACTGCAAGAATATCGTCGCGGTGTTGCAGGGCGGCGGGGACGCGTCGGACATCCGCGAGGCCGCGTGGCAGGCCGGGGAAGGCGCCTGCCAGGAAGCCGTTCCCGCCCTGGCGGGGCTGCTGGCCAGCGGCAACCTGGGCATCCAGGAGGCGGCGGACCAGGCCCTGCGGCGCATCGGCGGCAAGGCCACCGTCGAGGCCGTCATCCCGCTGCTGCGCTCCGACGAGGCCCCCGTGCGCAACCTGGCCATGGACATCCTGCGCGAGGTCGGCGCCCAGGACCTGCCCGCCCTGGTCGGCCTGCTGCACGACGACGACGCCGACATCCGCATCTTCGCTTCCGACATCCTGGGCTCCACGGGCAGCGTGGCCGCCGTCGGCCCCCTGGGCGACGCCCTGCTGCGCGACCCCGAGGTCAACGTGCGCTACCAGGCCGCCGTGAGCCTGGGCGAGCTGGGCCTCAAGGACGCCGCCCGCTACCTGAACAAGGCCCTGGGCGACGAGGAGTGGGTGCTGTTCTCGGTCATCGAGGCCCTGGCCAAGATCCGCGACGACAGCTCCATCGGCGCCCTGGCCAAGGCCCTGCACAAGAGCTCGGACCTCGTGGCCTCCATGATCGTCGAGGCCCTTGGCGAGATGGGCAACGTCAAGGCCGTGACCATGCTCATGAAGCACCTGGACGCGGCCTCCACGGCCCTGCGCAACAAGATCTGCAAGGCCATCGTGCAGATCCTGGGCGGCAAATCCCTGAAACTTTTGAGCGAAGCCGAGCGCGAGCGCTTCGGCCAGTACCTGCTGGTGGCCCTCACCGACGAGGACGAGGCCGTGCAGGACGCGGCCATGGCCGGGCTTGGCCACGTGGGCGGCGAAAAGGCCTCGGCGGAGGTGCTGGAGCTGGCCGCCGGGCTGGACCCCGACCGCGACCACGACCGGCTGATGCTGGCCCTGGACGCCCTGGCGGGCATGGGCCCCACCCGGGCCCTGGAGCAGGCCCTGGAGTCGGATTCCACCCGGCGGGTGCAGGTCGCTGCGGAGGTCGGGCGGCGCCTGTGCGCCCCGGCCCTGGGCGCGGCCATGAAGCGCACCTTCTGGGGCAAGGACCGCGACCTCCAGCGCGAGATCGTCCAGGCCCTGTGCGCCTGCGCCGACCCGCAGGACAAGGAGTTTTTCCTCGACGTGCTTGGCCGCCACGAGGACGGCACCGTGCTCAAGGCCGCCCTGGAATACCTGGGCGGGCTGGGCGACGAGGGCATCGGGGAGCTGCTGTTCGGCTACCTGGACCACCCCTACGACGACGTGAAGGAGGCCGCCCTGGAAGCCTGTGTGCGCGTGAGCGGCCAGGCCATGGACGATCGCTTCCGGGCCCTGTTCGCCGACGAGGACCCCGTGCGGCGGCTCATGGCCGTCTACGCCATGGGCAAGCTCGGCGTGGCCGGGCACGCGGACGAGATCCGCGCCGCCCTGGGCGACGAGGTGCCCGACATCCGCAAGGTGGCCCTGGAGGCCTTCGGCGACTCCTGCCTGGACCTGGAGCAGTGGCTGCCCGCCATCCGCGAGCGCTTGCACGACGAGCACCGCGAGGTGCGGCTCACGGTGGTCGAGCTGCTGGGCCACTGCGAGGGCGAGGAACTGCTGCCCTGCCTGGAAGAGGCCCTGAACGACGAGGACGACTGGGTGCGCGTGCGCGCCGTGGAAGCCCTGGGGCGGCGCGGCGCCGACGCCTCCGTGCCCCGGCTGGTGGAGATCGCCACCGGAAGCAGCACCCTGCTGGCCCTCAAGGCCGTGGAGGCCCTGGGAATCATCGGCGGCAAGA
- a CDS encoding DEAD/DEAH box helicase, with translation MTFDSFAFDARIASGIRAAGYAVPTPIQTQAIPVVLSGRDVMGLAQTGTGKTAAFALPILQRLLDAGAPVRGPLRTLVLAPTRELALQIHETFVTLGAQTGIRSAAVFGGVGLTPQVKALRQATVAVACPGRLIDLLNRREADISTVDTLVLDEADRMLDMGFMPDIKRILAKLPAKRQNLLFSATMPTEIATLCRGILRDPVRVEVANTAPAASVGHTLFPVRKHLKAALLEAILRGTEHDCVLVFTRTKHRAKTLAQQLERKGWAATFLQGNLSQNRRQKALDGFRSGDFRIMVATDIAARGIDCSRVTHVVNFDMPDTAETYTHRIGRTGRAERTGEALSLVTAEDGIMVRSVEGLLGRKIRRVTLDGFDYDRESQGAPSPVDEREGQERGRRGGQRPGRAPRPAAKAAPAWGAASERDDTYRDPDAGASRRARGENPRQDDPRGKARGGRSGGAAGDGAARGNARGARGGDGVFPALGTSGGRGQDNVRRAARPAGGDDDSRGNRIIEHRISPEEDARGNRIPAVRDVDGNRAGRSGRDGRAKGTGRPDGNGRPDARGQRPGKAAAGRGRDDDARGNRAPREGRGGNDAGRPGAERRRGRGRGSRPAAR, from the coding sequence GTGACCTTCGATTCCTTCGCCTTTGATGCGCGGATCGCCTCGGGCATTCGCGCCGCCGGGTACGCTGTGCCCACGCCCATCCAGACCCAGGCCATTCCCGTAGTGCTTTCCGGACGCGACGTCATGGGCCTGGCCCAGACCGGCACCGGCAAGACCGCCGCCTTCGCCCTGCCCATCCTCCAGCGCCTGCTGGACGCGGGCGCCCCCGTGCGCGGCCCGCTGCGCACCCTGGTGCTGGCGCCCACCCGCGAGCTGGCGCTGCAGATCCACGAAACTTTCGTCACCCTGGGCGCGCAGACCGGCATCCGCAGCGCCGCCGTGTTCGGCGGCGTGGGCCTGACGCCGCAGGTCAAGGCCCTGCGCCAGGCCACCGTGGCCGTGGCCTGCCCCGGGCGGCTCATCGATCTGCTCAACCGCCGCGAGGCCGACATCAGCACCGTGGACACCCTGGTCCTCGACGAGGCCGACCGCATGCTGGACATGGGCTTCATGCCCGACATCAAGCGCATCCTGGCCAAGCTGCCCGCCAAGCGCCAGAACCTGCTCTTTTCGGCCACCATGCCCACGGAGATCGCCACCCTGTGCCGGGGCATCCTGCGCGACCCGGTGCGCGTGGAAGTGGCCAACACCGCCCCGGCGGCCAGCGTCGGCCACACCCTGTTCCCCGTGCGCAAGCATCTCAAGGCCGCGCTGCTCGAAGCCATCCTGCGCGGCACGGAGCACGACTGCGTGCTCGTGTTCACGCGCACCAAGCACCGCGCCAAGACCCTGGCCCAGCAGCTGGAGCGCAAGGGCTGGGCGGCGACCTTCCTGCAGGGCAACCTGTCCCAGAACCGGCGCCAGAAGGCCCTGGACGGCTTCCGCAGCGGTGATTTCCGCATCATGGTCGCCACGGACATCGCCGCGCGCGGCATCGACTGCTCGCGGGTGACCCACGTGGTCAACTTCGACATGCCCGACACCGCCGAGACCTACACCCACCGCATCGGCCGCACGGGCCGCGCCGAGCGCACCGGCGAGGCCCTGAGCCTCGTCACCGCCGAGGACGGCATCATGGTCCGCAGCGTCGAGGGTCTGCTGGGCCGCAAGATCCGCCGCGTGACCCTGGACGGCTTCGACTACGACCGCGAGAGCCAGGGCGCGCCCAGCCCCGTGGACGAGCGCGAGGGCCAGGAGCGCGGACGGCGCGGCGGGCAGCGGCCCGGCCGGGCGCCGCGCCCGGCGGCCAAGGCGGCCCCGGCCTGGGGCGCGGCCAGCGAGCGCGACGACACCTACCGCGACCCCGACGCCGGGGCCTCGCGCCGCGCCCGGGGCGAGAACCCGCGCCAGGACGACCCGCGCGGCAAGGCCCGGGGCGGGCGCAGCGGCGGTGCTGCGGGCGACGGCGCTGCCCGGGGCAACGCCCGGGGCGCCAGGGGCGGGGACGGCGTGTTCCCGGCCCTGGGCACGAGCGGCGGGCGCGGGCAGGACAATGTCCGGCGCGCCGCGCGCCCGGCGGGGGGCGACGATGATTCGCGCGGCAACCGCATCATCGAGCACCGCATCAGCCCCGAAGAGGACGCGCGCGGCAACCGGATTCCCGCCGTGCGCGACGTTGACGGCAACCGCGCCGGGCGCAGCGGGCGGGACGGCCGCGCCAAGGGCACCGGGCGCCCGGACGGCAATGGCCGCCCCGACGCCCGGGGCCAGCGCCCCGGCAAGGCGGCTGCGGGCCGGGGCCGCGACGATGACGCGCGCGGCAACCGCGCCCCGCGCGAGGGCCGTGGCGGCAACGACGCCGGGCGCCCTGGCGCCGAGCGCCGCCGGGGCCGCGGGCGCGGTTCGCGCCCCGCGGCGCGCTAG